One window of the Marmota flaviventris isolate mMarFla1 chromosome 2, mMarFla1.hap1, whole genome shotgun sequence genome contains the following:
- the Mesp2 gene encoding mesoderm posterior protein 2, with amino-acid sequence MAQSPPQQNFLGLDHWIFSQGWGWEGHSDSTSPASSSDSSSSCPCDSALGLSQTANPAHSAREAEATPTVPRRARTGPAGGQRRSASEREKLRMRTLARALHELRRFLPPSLAPAGQSLTKIETLRLAIRYIGHLSAMLGLNEDNLQCRRRWRADAVSPQDCALCPDGGPVQVQTRDPGPGLGTAFCTGPCWGSPPSYPATGALAESPGSRVSNTDSWVTPPYCPKIQSPPLQPLGRVPDPVLWTPPQTCPGKQTSLEPQNPAAPWTPPAELAAVYQGISGSSESCLPLGSPPLLPRPSCQRLQPQTQWGCWSHSAEALPSSEDQGPGPVFQLSEVSLTQSSGPRLSSCPELWQEDLEETHLGIF; translated from the exons AGCAGAACTTCCTTGGCTTAGACCATTGGATCTTCTCCCAGGGTTGGGGCTGGGAGGGCCACTCTGACTCCACGTCCCCAGCCTCTTCCTCGGATTCCTCGAGCTCGTGCCCCTGTGACAGCGCCCTCGGCCTCTCTCAGACCGCAAACCCAGCCCACAGCGCCCGAGAAGCTGAGGCCACCCCGACAGTGCCCAGACGTGCACGGACGGGTCCAGCGGGTGGACAGCGGCGGAGCGCCAGCGAGCGCGAGAAGCTGCGCATGCGCACTCTCGCCCGCGCCTTGCACGAGCTGCGCCGCTTCTTGCCGCCGTCCCTCGCGCCGGCCGGCCAGAGCCTAACCAAGATCGAGACGCTGCGTCTGGCCATTCGCTACATCGGCCACCTGTCGGCTATGCTGGGCCTTAACGAGGACAACTTGCAGTGTCGGCGCCGGTGGCGCGCGGACGCAGTGTCTCCCCAGGACTGCGCGCTCTGCCCCGACGGCGGTCCCGTGCAGGTGCAGACCCGGGATCCTGGCCCGGGTTTGGGCACTGCTTTCTGTACCGGGCCGTGCTGGGGGTCCCCGCCCTCCTATCCTGCCACCGGAGCCCTGGCTGAGAGCCCGGGGAGCAGGGTTTCCAACACGGATTCCTGGGTAACACCCCCTTACTGCCCCAAGATACAGTCGCCCCCGCTCCAGCCCCTAGGGAGAGTTCCTGACCCGGTTCTTTGGACGCCACCCCAAACCTGTCCCGGGAAGCAGACATCCCTAGAGCCTCAAAACCCCGCTGCACCCTGGACGCCACCAGCGGAGCTGGCAGCAGTGTACCAG GGTATCTCTGGGTCTTCAGAATCCTGTCTACCTCTGGGAAGTCCACCCCTTCTGCCCCGCCCTTCATGCCAGAGACTCCAGCCTCAGACACAGTGGGGGTGTTGGAGCCACAGTGCAGAGGCGCTGCCCAGCTCAGAGGACCAGGGACCTGGCCCTGTTTTCCAACTCAGTGAAGTGAGCCTCACCCAGAGTTCAGGCCCACGGCTCAGTAGCTGCCCTGAACTTTggcaagaagatttggaggagacCCACCTGGGCATCTTCTAA